In a genomic window of Magnolia sinica isolate HGM2019 chromosome 16, MsV1, whole genome shotgun sequence:
- the LOC131229083 gene encoding small ribosomal subunit protein uS9, whose amino-acid sequence MATPAVESVQCFGRKKTAVAVTHCKRGRGLIKINGCPIELVEPEILRYKAYEPILLLGRQRFSGVDMRIRVRGGGHTSQIYAIRQSIAKALVAYYQKYVDEQSKKEIKDILVRYDRTLLVADPRRCEPKKFGGRGARARFQKSYR is encoded by the coding sequence ATGGCTACACCAGCTGTTGAGTCCGTACAATGCTTCGGGCGCAAGAAGACCGCCGTGGCGGTCACCCACTGCAAGCGTGGGAGGGGCCTGATCAAGATCAACGGCTGCCCGATCGAGCTGGTAGAGCCGGAGATCCTCCGCTACAAGGCTTACGAACCGATCCTCCTCCTCGGCAGGCAGCGCTTCTCCGGCGTTGACATGAGGATCCGGGTCAGGGGTGGGGGCCACACCTCTCAGATCTACGCCATCCGTCAGAGCATTGCCAAAGCCCTGGTGGCCTACTACCAGAAGTATGTGGACGAGCAATCGAAGAAGGAGATCAAGGACATCCTCGTCAGGTACGATAGGACGCTCCTCGTTGCTGATCCCAGGCGCTGCGAGCCCAAGAAGTTCGGTGGTCGCGGCGCTAGGGCTCGATTCCAGAAGTCTTACCGTTAG